TCTCCTCAACAAATGAAACAAATTTTGATGGTTTCAGGTTTTGATAGATATTTTCAAATAGCACGATGCTTCAGAGATGAAGATCTTAGGGCAGACAGGCAACCTGAGCATACCCAACTTGATTTGGAAATGAGTTTTGTTGACCAAGATGATGTTATGAAATTAGTTGAAAACCTGTACATCAGACTGATTAACTCAGTAGATAGTAATATTAAAATTGATAGAAAATTTGAAGTAATCAGATATGATGATGCTATGAATCGATTTGGTACAGATAAACCAGATCTTCGTTATTCACTTGAAATGAAAGACTTATCAGAATTAGCTGTAAGAATTAATTCTAATGTCATTCAAAATTCTTTGAAATCAGGTTCAATTCTTAAGGGATTAGTTGCTCAAAATTGGCATAATTTAGGCAGAAAAGAATTTGATAGATTAACTGAAATGGTAAAAAAGCAGGGCGCGGGTGGTCTAATTTACATATCAATTCCTGAAAATATACAAAATGATATTCCAAAATTGGATGAAACCTCAGGTCCTCTTAATAAATTTTTTACTCAGGAAAACCTAGATGAAATCATTTCAATCACCCATGCAAAACCAGGGGATGTTATATTTATGATAATTGGTCAGAAAGATGTAGTTAATACTTCATTATCTCATCTTAGGACGTATATTGCTCAGGAACAAAACTTAATTGATAGCAAAGAGATGAAATTTGTTTGGATTACTGACTTTCCTCTTTTTGATAAAGATGATGATGGATCGTGGCAACCTGCTCATCATGTATTCTCTTCTCCTCATTTAGAAGATTACGATCTATTAGATTTAGAACCTGGGAAGGTAAGAGCTAATTTATTTGATTTGGT
The Dehalococcoidia bacterium genome window above contains:
- the aspS gene encoding aspartate--tRNA ligase; this encodes SPQQMKQILMVSGFDRYFQIARCFRDEDLRADRQPEHTQLDLEMSFVDQDDVMKLVENLYIRLINSVDSNIKIDRKFEVIRYDDAMNRFGTDKPDLRYSLEMKDLSELAVRINSNVIQNSLKSGSILKGLVAQNWHNLGRKEFDRLTEMVKKQGAGGLIYISIPENIQNDIPKLDETSGPLNKFFTQENLDEIISITHAKPGDVIFMIIGQKDVVNTSLSHLRTYIAQEQNLIDSKEMKFVWITDFPLFDKDDDGSWQPAHHVFSSPHLEDYDLLDLEPGKVRANLFDLVCNGVELGSGSIRIHDRKLQEKVFDIIGYSKNEVNNLFGHLLDAFEYGVPPHGGMGLGLDRLVAMLCNEESIREVIAFPKTQSASDLLFGSPDFITKEQLEDLNILVMEQEE